In Dolichospermum flos-aquae CCAP 1403/13F, the following proteins share a genomic window:
- a CDS encoding HAD family hydrolase codes for MPIQPIEFYSCFVFDCDGVILDSNQVKTQAFYRAALPYGETVAQSLVDYHIQNGGISRYRKFEYFLQNIIGVGIDQKPLNELLSTYGAHVREGLLNCTIAPGIQELRQALPDTCWLVASGGDQAELHDVFEKRGISHLFNGGIFGSPDTKEQILLREKELGNIQFPALFLGDSRYDYIAATKAELDFIFISGWTEMKDWQEFCKTLKLQQMDSISALVFDL; via the coding sequence ATGCCAATACAGCCTATAGAGTTTTACTCGTGTTTCGTTTTTGACTGTGATGGTGTTATCCTTGACTCCAATCAGGTCAAAACCCAAGCTTTTTATCGGGCTGCACTCCCTTATGGGGAAACTGTAGCTCAGTCCCTAGTTGATTATCATATTCAAAATGGGGGCATTTCTCGCTATCGAAAATTTGAATATTTTCTACAAAATATTATTGGTGTTGGCATTGACCAAAAACCTCTTAACGAACTTCTGTCAACCTATGGGGCTCACGTTCGAGAAGGTTTACTAAACTGTACAATTGCTCCAGGGATTCAGGAGTTACGTCAAGCATTGCCTGACACTTGTTGGCTTGTAGCATCTGGCGGAGATCAAGCTGAATTACATGATGTTTTTGAAAAACGAGGTATCAGTCACTTATTCAACGGTGGGATTTTCGGTAGCCCTGACACCAAAGAACAAATTTTGCTAAGGGAGAAAGAGCTAGGTAATATCCAATTTCCTGCTCTATTTCTGGGCGATAGCCGCTATGACTATATTGCTGCCACTAAAGCTGAACTTGACTTCATTTTTATTTCTGGCTGGACTGAAATGAAAGACTGGCAAGAGTTTTGCAAGACGCTTAAATTGCAACAGATGGATTCCATCTCCGCTCTGGTTTTTGATCTGTAA
- a CDS encoding 6-hydroxymethylpterin diphosphokinase MptE-like protein encodes MLNQIKQKTKSAILSLPNLKRWIKSIADQERFEGKIEGKIEEDETYFRHIRNKFKGQRGFVIGNGPSLKLEDLEKLNSEITIASNKIFLAFDQVTWRPSYYTTADLLEWEKVKYLLHHHFDVVHIPNYLSPAGSQCPTRWFKHLGLAGEDNAEANERSHIHFSADLSLGAFGGCTVTMENLQLAVHLGLDPIYIIGCDHYYKGEKGSRDIPINASQEKNHFIKNYREPGEVTNPAMTEIMTKAYYEAYKFSIANSINIFNATRGGFLEIFPRVDFDSLF; translated from the coding sequence ATGCTGAATCAAATCAAACAAAAGACTAAGTCTGCTATATTAAGCCTACCCAATCTAAAAAGATGGATTAAGAGTATAGCCGATCAAGAAAGATTTGAAGGAAAAATTGAAGGAAAAATTGAAGAAGATGAAACTTACTTCAGACATATAAGAAATAAGTTTAAAGGTCAACGAGGATTTGTGATTGGAAATGGCCCAAGCTTAAAACTGGAAGATTTAGAAAAACTAAATTCAGAAATAACTATAGCTTCAAATAAAATCTTTTTGGCTTTTGATCAAGTAACTTGGCGTCCTAGCTACTACACAACTGCAGATCTCTTGGAATGGGAAAAAGTAAAATATCTTCTTCATCACCATTTTGATGTTGTGCACATCCCTAATTACTTAAGCCCTGCAGGATCGCAGTGCCCGACTCGATGGTTCAAACATTTGGGACTGGCAGGGGAAGATAATGCAGAAGCGAATGAACGAAGCCACATTCATTTCTCTGCGGATCTTAGCCTAGGTGCTTTTGGAGGGTGTACGGTCACCATGGAGAATTTGCAGCTCGCAGTTCACCTCGGCTTAGATCCTATTTATATTATTGGCTGTGATCACTATTACAAAGGTGAAAAAGGATCTAGAGATATCCCTATTAATGCAAGTCAAGAAAAAAACCACTTTATTAAGAACTACAGAGAACCAGGAGAAGTTACTAACCCAGCTATGACAGAAATTATGACTAAGGCTTATTATGAAGCATATAAATTCTCCATAGCTAACTCAATCAATATTTTTAATGCTACCAGAGGCGGCTTTCTGGAAATTTTCCCGAGAGTTGACTTCGACTCCTTATTTTAA
- a CDS encoding glycosyltransferase family 2 protein, protein MMPSKNHTPKVSILLPNLNTSKYLPARFESIQAQTFTDWETIVVDSYSSDGAWELIQQYAQNDPRILISQAPREGIYAGLNRCINLAKGEYIYIATSDDTMMPNFLEEMVAALDTYTQCSLAHCCLTFIDEFGKPIKPNPWDEYYSSLYYGEMLKKFHIRQAPLDGILHCFLLTAYTSLTQLLIRRSLFEKVGNFSTRYGSMADFGWGMKASLVCDTIHIPKYLATWRRHPEQATLDADSMSPSYYYSLIEMIHEAVSLGISANPGIERYFSRMNEMSYVYNHLAFDLQIRGAKNRLEKIPLILKIIPAQLDIFLDRYVLRKALPDRLKYARKIIAKFNLSRRLIQLS, encoded by the coding sequence ATGATGCCATCTAAAAATCACACGCCCAAAGTTTCTATTCTTTTACCTAATTTAAATACCAGCAAATATTTACCAGCGAGATTTGAATCAATTCAAGCCCAAACCTTCACTGATTGGGAAACGATTGTTGTTGATAGTTACTCAAGCGATGGAGCCTGGGAGCTAATTCAGCAATATGCTCAAAATGATCCACGAATACTCATCTCCCAAGCTCCTAGAGAAGGAATTTATGCTGGACTAAATCGGTGCATAAATCTTGCAAAAGGGGAATATATTTATATAGCGACCAGCGATGACACAATGATGCCTAATTTTCTTGAGGAAATGGTTGCCGCACTAGACACTTATACCCAATGCAGTTTAGCCCATTGCTGTTTAACGTTTATTGATGAATTTGGAAAGCCGATTAAGCCTAATCCATGGGATGAATATTATTCATCTCTATATTATGGAGAAATGTTGAAAAAATTTCATATTCGCCAAGCCCCTTTGGATGGTATCTTACATTGTTTTCTGTTGACTGCTTATACATCTTTAACACAGTTATTAATAAGAAGATCTCTCTTTGAAAAAGTTGGGAACTTTTCAACACGCTATGGTTCGATGGCTGACTTTGGATGGGGAATGAAAGCCTCATTAGTTTGTGATACCATTCATATCCCTAAGTATTTAGCCACATGGAGAAGACATCCAGAACAGGCAACTTTAGATGCTGATTCAATGAGTCCTAGTTACTACTATTCTTTGATTGAGATGATTCATGAAGCAGTCTCCTTAGGGATAAGTGCTAACCCTGGAATCGAAAGATACTTTTCTAGGATGAATGAGATGAGCTATGTATATAATCACCTAGCTTTTGATCTTCAAATTAGAGGTGCGAAAAATAGGCTAGAAAAAATCCCTCTAATACTTAAAATAATTCCTGCTCAATTAGATATTTTTTTAGATAGATATGTTCTCAGAAAAGCGCTACCAGATCGCTTGAAATATGCACGAAAGATAATTGCGAAATTTAATTTATCGAGAAGACTTATTCAGCTATCTTAA
- a CDS encoding glycosyltransferase family 4 protein, with amino-acid sequence MKPPTLKIAVWHNLPSGGGKRALFHHVKGLVERGHTVESWCPPTADQTYLPLGDLIKESIVPLAETQPKAGRIANLLSPYQTMVDKIQAMDIHCQQCAEEINKGDFDVLFANACTFFRTTSIARYVNIPKFLYLQEPYRWLYEALPKLPWLALPPFDKPWWTSRSYSLAFLRNQIEVQGFRVQAREELLNAEAFDLILVNSLFSRESVQRAYGIDSKVCYLGVDAELFKPLNLPRQKSVVGLGSIYIGKGLERAVNAVATIEKKDRPSLVWIGNFSDLSYQNEIIKLATSMGVEFIPKVRVSDDEVVKLLNEASVMLYTPILEPFGFAPLEANACGTPVVAIAEGGIRETIKDGINGFLINGNEPVEMGKAISKILNNKELADNMGKNARSYVLEQWSWERGIDRLEKCILNLLCQKA; translated from the coding sequence ATGAAACCGCCAACATTAAAAATCGCAGTATGGCATAACTTACCTAGCGGTGGTGGCAAAAGAGCTTTATTCCACCATGTAAAAGGATTGGTCGAGCGTGGACATACAGTAGAATCATGGTGTCCGCCCACTGCGGATCAAACATATCTTCCTCTTGGTGATCTGATCAAAGAAAGTATAGTCCCGTTGGCAGAAACTCAACCAAAAGCTGGACGGATTGCCAACTTATTGAGTCCCTATCAAACGATGGTTGACAAGATTCAGGCAATGGATATTCACTGTCAACAATGTGCAGAAGAAATAAATAAGGGTGATTTTGATGTTCTTTTTGCCAACGCTTGTACTTTTTTCAGGACAACCTCAATCGCCAGATATGTAAATATCCCAAAGTTTCTCTATTTACAAGAGCCTTATCGCTGGTTATACGAAGCTTTACCAAAATTACCTTGGTTAGCTTTACCGCCTTTTGATAAGCCTTGGTGGACTTCACGCAGTTATTCATTGGCATTTCTAAGAAATCAAATTGAAGTGCAGGGATTTAGAGTTCAAGCTCGTGAAGAGTTGCTAAATGCTGAAGCATTCGATTTGATTTTAGTAAATTCGCTTTTTAGCCGTGAAAGTGTTCAAAGGGCTTATGGAATTGATTCCAAGGTTTGTTATTTGGGAGTTGACGCTGAACTCTTTAAGCCATTGAATCTGCCACGTCAAAAAAGTGTTGTTGGACTAGGGTCGATATATATAGGAAAAGGCTTAGAAAGAGCCGTTAATGCCGTTGCTACTATTGAGAAAAAAGATAGGCCTTCATTGGTCTGGATTGGAAACTTTTCGGATTTATCCTATCAAAATGAAATCATAAAACTTGCCACATCTATGGGGGTGGAATTTATTCCAAAAGTTAGAGTGTCAGATGATGAAGTTGTTAAATTACTAAACGAAGCTTCAGTCATGCTTTACACGCCTATTTTAGAGCCATTTGGCTTTGCTCCTCTTGAAGCTAATGCCTGCGGTACTCCTGTGGTGGCGATCGCCGAAGGTGGGATCAGAGAAACAATCAAAGATGGAATAAATGGTTTTTTAATTAATGGAAATGAGCCTGTTGAGATGGGAAAAGCGATTTCAAAAATATTAAACAATAAGGAGTTAGCTGATAACATGGGTAAGAATGCAAGAAGTTATGTATTAGAGCAATGGAGTTGGGAAAGAGGAATTGATCGTCTAGAAAAGTGCATTCTTAACTTGCTTTGCCAAAAAGCATAG
- a CDS encoding DUF29 domain-containing protein, translating into MSAITAQEQKAQMLDTAQIATQVHDLDFYQWVQTTIDNIQRGAIETIDWDYLVEELRDLGNEQKNQLESRLLVLYEHLLKLTYWWQERDYNQRGWRATILEQRKQLKRLLNRSPSLKPYFQEVAQEIYDDACQITSVKTGLNANLFPPSPIANIEQVLNEDWLPELKEDC; encoded by the coding sequence ATGTCCGCTATAACTGCCCAAGAGCAAAAAGCTCAAATGCTCGATACCGCTCAAATAGCGACCCAAGTTCACGATCTTGATTTTTATCAATGGGTACAAACTACTATTGATAATATCCAGAGAGGGGCGATCGAAACTATTGATTGGGATTACTTAGTGGAGGAGTTGCGGGATTTGGGCAACGAGCAAAAAAATCAGCTAGAAAGTCGCTTATTAGTTCTTTATGAACATTTACTTAAATTGACTTATTGGTGGCAAGAGCGTGATTACAATCAAAGGGGATGGCGAGCTACTATTCTAGAACAACGGAAACAACTCAAGCGACTTTTAAACCGGAGTCCGAGCCTAAAGCCTTATTTTCAAGAAGTTGCCCAAGAAATTTATGATGATGCTTGCCAGATTACAAGCGTGAAGACAGGTTTAAATGCAAATCTATTTCCCCCATCTCCTATTGCCAATATAGAGCAAGTTTTGAATGAAGATTGGCTGCCAGAGTTAAAAGAAGATTGCTAA
- a CDS encoding glycoside hydrolase family 99-like domain-containing protein, with protein MPDIKAIAFYLPQYHPIPENDQWWGKGFTEWTNVTKSKPLFKEHYQPHLPADLGFYDLRLPEARQAQADLAREYGIHGFCYWHYWFHGKRLLESPVNEVLALGEPDFPFCLAWANESWSRRWLGEDKEILINQKYSQEDDTNHAEWLVHCFADPRYIKVYDRPLFLIYRPTSLPDPKATTKTIREVCQASGLPNPYLVGINAHSRHIDMRTLGFDCTEDHSPQLGVLPEAFNDDFSFNRLTRNIKRGIWDGELKIYDYADAIQLMESSRPKYPHHPAFFVGWDNTARRQEKAIIMTDSHPDIVATHLAKVIESVGQSLLEERIVFLNAWNEWAEGMYLEPNSLHGLRLLEAIRSVIQSD; from the coding sequence ATGCCTGATATAAAAGCGATCGCCTTCTACCTCCCCCAATATCATCCCATTCCTGAAAATGATCAATGGTGGGGCAAGGGTTTTACGGAATGGACAAATGTTACGAAATCCAAACCCTTATTTAAAGAACACTATCAACCCCATCTTCCTGCTGACTTAGGCTTTTATGATTTGCGCCTACCAGAAGCGCGACAAGCTCAAGCTGACTTAGCACGAGAGTATGGTATTCATGGCTTTTGCTATTGGCACTATTGGTTTCATGGTAAGAGATTATTAGAGTCTCCAGTTAATGAAGTTTTGGCTTTAGGAGAACCTGACTTTCCATTTTGTCTTGCTTGGGCAAATGAGTCGTGGTCGCGTCGTTGGCTAGGTGAAGACAAAGAGATATTGATTAATCAAAAATACTCTCAAGAAGATGACACAAACCATGCTGAATGGTTAGTTCATTGCTTTGCCGATCCTCGCTATATAAAGGTGTATGATCGCCCATTATTCTTAATATATCGCCCAACATCATTACCCGATCCTAAAGCGACGACCAAAACTATTAGGGAAGTGTGTCAAGCTTCAGGACTCCCCAATCCTTATTTAGTCGGAATCAATGCCCATTCACGTCATATTGATATGCGGACGCTTGGTTTCGACTGCACTGAAGACCATTCTCCCCAGCTTGGTGTTTTACCTGAAGCTTTCAATGATGACTTTTCCTTTAATCGATTAACTCGAAATATTAAGCGAGGAATATGGGATGGAGAACTAAAGATTTATGATTATGCTGATGCCATTCAGCTAATGGAATCAAGCCGACCTAAGTATCCTCACCACCCTGCATTCTTTGTCGGTTGGGATAATACAGCTAGGCGACAAGAGAAGGCGATCATTATGACTGATAGTCACCCTGATATAGTCGCAACTCACTTGGCAAAAGTTATAGAATCTGTAGGACAATCTCTTTTAGAAGAACGAATTGTTTTTTTGAATGCTTGGAATGAATGGGCTGAAGGTATGTATTTAGAGCCAAATTCTTTACACGGACTTAGGTTATTAGAGGCGATTCGTTCAGTAATTCAATCCGACTAA
- a CDS encoding glycosyltransferase — MHILIATPYLPWPLNAGGKVSQFSTLASLSKDHSFTIVCPIHSQKETEYVKQLEERLPHVRVKPVLFYTVPTSPTTYSILRVFLHKVLSRIRQLLQQLKPNLKEEKEEDVIEHPYYPFKLLSASFIQALSEELENNVDILQVEFADMLTLGILELPNIPKIFVNHQIHWIYAKRHTEIHGLDEYSGYLVGRIYAEESLLISKFDSIIVFSKADAQELSTVVKENKIHVSPFPVPADIDIAVTTNPISGKSFTFVGSQQHGPNRDALEWLLLDIWPLIKASIPQAQLFVIGDWSQSWCSNHQLEDVTYTGFIENIAEIMQGTIQLVPIRIGSGIRTKILTAMAQGVPVVSTTVGIEGIDVCDLEHALVRDTAEEFAIGAITLANDQTLADHLANRALDFVRDHYSPEVVQKARNKIYEAVIQSRR; from the coding sequence ATGCATATTCTAATTGCTACCCCTTACTTACCATGGCCTCTCAATGCTGGTGGAAAAGTTTCTCAGTTTTCAACATTAGCATCTTTAAGTAAAGATCACTCTTTCACTATAGTCTGTCCCATTCATTCTCAAAAAGAAACTGAGTATGTAAAGCAACTCGAAGAGCGTCTTCCCCATGTTCGGGTTAAACCAGTGCTGTTTTACACAGTCCCAACTTCCCCAACGACTTATTCGATTTTGCGTGTTTTCCTACACAAAGTCTTGTCTAGAATTCGTCAGCTACTTCAACAACTTAAACCCAATTTAAAAGAAGAAAAAGAAGAGGATGTTATTGAGCATCCTTACTATCCTTTTAAACTTTTATCAGCCTCATTTATTCAAGCCCTATCGGAAGAACTTGAGAATAATGTTGATATTTTACAAGTTGAGTTTGCTGATATGCTTACATTAGGAATATTAGAACTTCCTAATATCCCTAAAATATTTGTCAATCATCAAATTCATTGGATCTATGCAAAAAGACATACCGAGATTCATGGACTGGATGAATACTCTGGCTATTTGGTAGGACGAATATATGCCGAGGAATCCCTATTGATATCCAAATTTGATAGTATTATAGTCTTCAGTAAAGCAGATGCTCAAGAACTAAGCACTGTAGTCAAAGAAAATAAAATACACGTTAGTCCCTTTCCAGTACCTGCTGATATTGATATTGCTGTAACAACTAATCCTATATCAGGAAAAAGTTTTACATTTGTAGGCTCTCAACAGCATGGTCCCAATAGAGATGCTCTTGAGTGGTTGCTATTAGATATTTGGCCTTTAATTAAGGCTTCAATACCACAAGCACAATTATTTGTTATAGGTGATTGGAGCCAGTCATGGTGTTCTAATCATCAATTGGAAGATGTAACTTATACTGGTTTTATTGAAAATATTGCTGAGATAATGCAAGGGACAATTCAGCTTGTTCCAATTCGTATCGGTAGTGGTATTCGGACAAAAATTCTTACTGCTATGGCTCAAGGCGTTCCAGTCGTTTCTACAACTGTTGGCATCGAAGGAATTGACGTGTGTGATCTTGAACACGCTCTTGTTAGGGATACAGCAGAGGAGTTTGCGATTGGGGCAATCACATTAGCTAATGATCAAACTTTGGCGGATCATCTTGCTAATAGGGCTTTAGATTTTGTCAGGGATCATTACAGCCCAGAAGTTGTGCAAAAAGCTAGAAATAAAATTTATGAAGCAGTTATACAGAGTCGAAGATGA
- a CDS encoding glycosyltransferase family 2 protein, which translates to MPKISVIIPNYNHAQFLEQRIESVLNQTVQDVEVIFLDDNSTDNSREVFSKYVNHPKISHVIFNETNSGSPFKQWNKGFSLATGEYIWLAESDDYADPRFLETLVEILEENPQVGVAYCQSHQVDKYNDFVATLHCWTDELDKERWHNDFINNGLEECRKYLIVKNTIPNASAVLTRRYLFKEIGYADESMFLCGDWLTWIKLLLRCDIAYSAQVLNFWRTHSTNVRSKSSLNGLGIYERMKILSIIQKQIDIPKKVAEQIKNDLVYEWVSLMLRRKNRVSLKKSIEFYQLSKICDSAIEMRYLKQAGLYISEKLRRLRRSSRKND; encoded by the coding sequence ATGCCCAAAATTAGTGTTATTATCCCCAATTACAACCACGCTCAATTTCTAGAGCAACGTATTGAAAGCGTTCTCAATCAGACAGTTCAAGATGTCGAGGTTATTTTCCTCGATGATAATTCTACAGATAATAGCCGAGAAGTTTTTTCTAAATATGTCAATCACCCCAAAATTAGCCATGTGATTTTCAACGAAACTAATAGCGGATCTCCTTTTAAACAGTGGAATAAAGGTTTCAGCCTAGCAACAGGTGAGTATATCTGGCTTGCTGAATCTGATGATTATGCTGATCCAAGGTTTTTGGAAACGTTAGTAGAGATTTTGGAAGAAAATCCTCAAGTCGGTGTAGCATATTGTCAATCACATCAAGTTGATAAATATAACGATTTTGTTGCTACATTGCATTGCTGGACAGACGAATTAGATAAAGAACGTTGGCATAATGATTTTATAAATAACGGCTTAGAAGAGTGCCGAAAATATCTAATTGTCAAGAATACTATTCCTAATGCTAGTGCTGTTTTAACCAGAAGGTATCTATTTAAAGAAATCGGATATGCCGACGAATCAATGTTTCTCTGTGGAGATTGGCTGACATGGATTAAGTTATTACTTAGGTGTGATATTGCTTATTCTGCACAAGTTCTCAATTTTTGGCGCACTCATAGTACGAACGTACGATCAAAATCCAGTTTAAATGGTCTTGGTATTTATGAAAGAATGAAAATACTATCTATTATTCAAAAGCAAATAGATATCCCCAAAAAAGTTGCAGAGCAGATAAAAAATGATCTTGTTTATGAATGGGTATCTTTAATGTTGAGAAGAAAAAATCGGGTATCTTTGAAAAAAAGCATCGAATTTTATCAACTCTCAAAGATCTGTGATTCGGCTATTGAAATGAGATATTTGAAACAAGCTGGGTTGTATATTTCAGAAAAATTAAGAAGATTAAGAAGATCAAGTAGAAAAAATGACTGA
- a CDS encoding glycosyltransferase family 4 protein, translating into MKIAFISYEYPPDTAIGGIATYVYQAAKMLSLRGHHVEVFAGSTDRTTSEVEGRITVHRLQGMPSSFSDSIGKIFAERHSFINFDVLEGTDYAASARGAVKLVSSIPLVVKLHTPGFLVEKINYIEPSFQMKARRFIGALRRIRKPEPFIKFSYDPNHDIERLHILDADEIATPSQDLGVKLVQLWGLPSGKIAHVPNPYTPSSDLLEIPINTHNKIVTFLGRLEIRKGVLDLAEAIPKVLRCFPNTKFRFVGASHPSPQMGMDMQQYLTRKLWRYKNSLEFTGSVTTSLIPGILANTDVCVFPSRWENFPNVCLEAMSAGRGIVGSNAGGMSDMLGDDQAGLLVPPYSPQEIAEAIVKLLKNPTLRMELGQAARDRVLSEYNLDKIGSLQEASYFRAIERRQALGARNMIDYD; encoded by the coding sequence GTGAAAATAGCCTTTATTAGCTATGAATATCCTCCTGATACAGCCATTGGGGGCATTGCAACATATGTCTATCAAGCAGCGAAAATGTTGAGTTTGCGAGGTCATCATGTAGAAGTATTTGCAGGTAGCACCGATCGCACTACGTCTGAAGTTGAAGGAAGAATTACTGTTCATCGGCTTCAGGGAATGCCTTCATCATTTTCTGATAGTATTGGGAAGATTTTTGCTGAACGCCATAGTTTTATAAACTTTGATGTATTGGAGGGAACTGATTATGCAGCATCTGCGAGAGGAGCAGTAAAACTAGTTTCCAGTATCCCGTTGGTCGTAAAACTCCATACACCTGGATTTTTGGTCGAAAAAATTAACTATATTGAACCTTCTTTCCAAATGAAAGCTAGGAGATTTATCGGCGCTCTTCGTAGAATTCGGAAGCCCGAACCTTTTATAAAGTTTAGCTATGACCCTAATCATGACATAGAGCGTTTGCATATATTGGACGCAGATGAGATTGCCACACCATCACAAGATTTAGGAGTTAAATTAGTTCAATTATGGGGATTGCCATCGGGGAAAATCGCCCATGTCCCAAATCCTTACACCCCATCATCGGATCTGCTAGAAATTCCTATTAATACTCATAACAAAATAGTTACATTCCTTGGCAGACTCGAAATCCGGAAAGGTGTTTTGGATCTTGCAGAAGCCATTCCAAAGGTGTTGAGATGTTTCCCAAACACAAAGTTTCGATTTGTTGGTGCATCACATCCATCACCACAAATGGGTATGGATATGCAGCAATATTTAACCAGAAAATTGTGGCGCTACAAGAACTCATTAGAATTTACAGGATCTGTAACTACTAGCCTTATTCCTGGGATTTTAGCTAATACTGATGTGTGTGTTTTTCCTAGTCGTTGGGAAAATTTTCCTAATGTGTGCTTAGAGGCAATGTCCGCAGGTCGTGGCATTGTCGGTAGTAATGCAGGCGGTATGTCTGATATGTTGGGAGATGATCAAGCTGGGTTATTAGTTCCACCTTATTCACCCCAAGAGATCGCTGAAGCAATTGTCAAATTACTAAAAAATCCAACTTTGCGGATGGAATTAGGGCAAGCCGCGCGCGATCGCGTCCTCTCAGAATATAATTTAGACAAGATAGGTTCTCTGCAAGAAGCTAGTTATTTTAGAGCTATTGAGAGAAGACAAGCTTTAGGAGCAAGAAATATGATCGATTACGATTAA
- the glf gene encoding UDP-galactopyranose mutase, which yields MKKNILIVGAGFSGAVMARELALSGKFKIHVVDERNHLAGNCYTEVDKKTGVTIHQYGPHIFNTDKLHIWKYIQQFSEFAQYTHRVKAVTQQGIFSLPINLLTINQFFGKKFKPDEAQQFIASLGCKDIETPQNFEEQALKYLGEELYESFFKGYTIKQWGCSPKNLPASILKRLPVRFNYDDSYYHSSYQGIPIDGYTAIIEKILDLDDIHVELSVKYDRSWNCNFDYIFYTGAIDAYYNFELGRLGYRTVSFEKDYYEGDYQGCPVVNYCELSIPYTRIHEHKHFTPWETHDQTVFFKEYSKETEANDIPYYPKRLSDDKHLLLKYRDIVSQETKVSFLGRLATYRYMDMHHVIGEALDMSKKFIPTPFDEWQSCPRFPNLE from the coding sequence ATGAAAAAAAATATTTTAATTGTTGGGGCTGGGTTCTCTGGGGCTGTAATGGCTAGAGAATTGGCTTTGTCGGGTAAATTCAAAATTCATGTAGTTGATGAGCGAAATCACCTCGCGGGTAATTGCTACACAGAAGTTGATAAAAAAACTGGAGTTACTATTCATCAGTATGGACCTCATATATTTAACACAGACAAGTTACATATCTGGAAATATATTCAGCAGTTCAGTGAATTTGCTCAGTATACACATCGTGTAAAAGCTGTGACTCAGCAAGGTATTTTTTCTTTGCCAATCAATTTATTAACTATAAATCAATTCTTTGGGAAGAAATTTAAACCCGACGAAGCTCAACAATTTATTGCATCTTTAGGATGTAAAGATATAGAAACCCCACAGAATTTTGAAGAACAAGCCTTAAAGTATTTAGGTGAAGAATTATATGAATCCTTTTTTAAAGGATACACAATTAAACAATGGGGTTGTAGTCCCAAAAACTTGCCTGCTTCTATTTTAAAAAGATTACCTGTGCGATTTAATTATGATGACAGTTACTACCACAGTTCATATCAAGGCATACCAATAGATGGATATACAGCAATTATTGAGAAAATATTAGACTTAGATGACATCCATGTTGAACTTTCTGTAAAATATGATCGTTCTTGGAATTGTAATTTTGATTATATTTTTTATACAGGAGCTATTGATGCTTACTACAATTTTGAGTTAGGCAGACTAGGCTATCGAACGGTATCCTTTGAAAAAGATTACTATGAGGGAGATTATCAAGGATGTCCTGTAGTCAATTATTGTGAGTTATCTATTCCATATACGAGAATTCACGAACACAAGCACTTTACGCCTTGGGAAACTCATGATCAGACTGTGTTTTTTAAAGAATATAGTAAAGAAACAGAAGCAAACGATATTCCATATTACCCCAAGCGGTTATCTGATGATAAACATCTCCTACTTAAATATCGTGACATTGTATCACAGGAAACAAAGGTTTCATTTCTAGGACGTTTAGCTACATATCGCTATATGGATATGCATCATGTCATAGGAGAGGCATTAGACATGAGTAAAAAGTTTATACCTACCCCATTTGATGAATGGCAGAGTTGCCCAAGATTTCCTAATCTTGAATAG